TTAATCAGAGAAAATAAAGTTGAAATCATATTAAGTATAATAATATAGTTAAAGAGTTGTGTTAGAGAGGTTGAATTCTGGATGCCCTTTTAATAACAGTGAGTGTAAACATAATATGATTCAGCAACAAATAATAATGAGAAAACATGCTATTATTCAGCAACACATTTAATGCTACTAATTTGTGTTGAAGAGAGCCATTTTCCTCTCCATCACTAAGGAGAAGATATGTTATttgcatgaaaaagaaaataaccagAATCTTGTATTTTAAAATGCCTTTACAAGTGCTATAAACATAGAATAAAAAATGTACATTTTGGGAGACTACACTGATGTAATATGGAAAAAATCCAACATATAGATGGATGTCATTAAGCTAGACTACTATGTCATAGAAATCTTGGGTAAATTTTTTGTAAGGGTTTCTTTAtaggcaatgatgaaatataagaACAACAGTTAGATAAGAGAAAggctttgtttcatttattttaaaccaacaaaacaaacaaaacttataCTTTTATGGAacttttttatttataaatttaaGTTATcaagtagaagaaggaaatttttaTCATACATAAGCCATATGACAAgtatcaaaacaaaaaaagcacctAACTGTTCCTTAGCTAATACACAGTTGAAGTGTTAAAGAGGGACACAATGGTTCTATTGACCTACACAATCTATTTTATCATTGTAAATGGTTCCATGAAccccccaaacctactgccatcgggCCTAATTCAACTAATAAAGATTCTATAAGAcagagagtggaactgccccttcgtGTTTCCAGGgatgtaaatcattatgggagcaggaagcttcaTATTTTTTCTATAGACCCACAGGTGGACCTGAACTGTTAACCAACCAAACAGCTAGGACTCCTAAGGCTCTCCTAGATGTGGAAGTCAATAACATAAACAAATCAGAATAAATAGATGCAATATCATTATTTCAAACTTTGGAGAATCAGGCAATTCTGATAATTTAGTGCAAGACTATACTAACCTAATCATGGAGGAATCCAGTAGTCTGTCCTACCTTGTGCTAGAAAGccccacaactttcctcaaggctGCTTTCATGTCCTTATTCCGGAGGCTGTAGATGAGAGGGTTGAAGAGCGGGGTCACCATAGCATAGAACAGTGTTGCAACTTTCTGCCTCCCAGCAGAATGTCCGAGTCCTGGGCTCACATACATGACCATCAGGGAGCCATAGAACAGTGACACCACGGCCAAATGAGATCCACATGTTGAGAAGGCTTTACGTCTTCCAGTGGCTGAAGGTACACGAAACACAGCTACTAGGACAAGAGTATAAGATCCAAGGATGAAGAAGAAATTACCAAAGATAACTAAGGAGGTGAGAGTATAGCAAAGCAATTGGATCCTTGGTGCAGAGGTACATGCCAATGCAAGCAGTGGTCCTGGATCACACACAACATGGTCAATGATGTTTGGGCCACAGAAGGGCATCTGAGACATAAGAACAATGGGGATCAGGAACCACAGAAACCCACAAACCCAGCAGACAGTGACTAGTTTAGCACAGAGATACCCAGTCATGATAT
This genomic stretch from Tenrec ecaudatus isolate mTenEca1 chromosome 14, mTenEca1.hap1, whole genome shotgun sequence harbors:
- the LOC142426660 gene encoding olfactory receptor 11H12-like — encoded protein: MFLLNLQSTDTMNVSKQDSSFASVNEFVLLGFSFEWQIQSLLFSLFTTAYVMTITGNGAILCAVWCDQRLHTPMYIFLGNFSFLEIWYVSSTVPKMLVNFLSETKTISFAGCFLQFYFFFSLGISESFLLAVIAFDRYLAICRPLHYPNIMTGYLCAKLVTVCWVCGFLWFLIPIVLMSQMPFCGPNIIDHVVCDPGPLLALACTSAPRIQLLCYTLTSLVIFGNFFFILGSYTLVLVAVFRVPSATGRRKAFSTCGSHLAVVSLFYGSLMVMYVSPGLGHSAGRQKVATLFYAMVTPLFNPLIYSLRNKDMKAALRKVVGLSSTR